The Arachis ipaensis cultivar K30076 chromosome B10, Araip1.1, whole genome shotgun sequence DNA window aaaattaactttttataacatgagatgtttattatccctagtattcggatggttattctggatagtataggtgatgttcattttattcataaaccaaagatttagcccattgtacacattgtatacttAGGCTATTGGCTCCTTAGCACTACTCAAATAATAGTTTTATTTAATGAAAAAATAATGTTTTGGTCAACTGTTAATTTATTCAGTTAATcattaactttttaaaaaattattaatttaatcatGTATATTTTACacaatcaccatcatcatcaccaccatTGTGTAAATGTTGTTGAATTTGAGCAGCTTTTGGTTGGATTAGTAAGCTCATTTAGGTATGAGGGTGATGAGATAAATGCAAGACTTGCACAGAGTGAAGCCAATATTCTCCATGAAACTGTGAAAGAGAAGAAAGGAAACTATGAAGAAGCCATTAGGATTCTTACTACAAGAAGCAAGACTCAGCTTGTTGCTACTTTCAACCGCTACAGAGATGAGCATGCCATTTCCATCAGCAaggttttttttcattttcaaaagttttaataatatatatattattcggtttattaattaaaaatataaaaagtattttttattttctaaaacgcAAGACATTTAAGTCTTTTTAAAAGACCTATTTGTCGTTATATATTTTGGACGGAGgatttaaggtagcgtttgttttgaggtactgagacagagattgACACTTAATAtcatatttgttggtttagagactggtattaaaatttctgtctttgtctacaaaatttcagtatttcagtactttcAAAAAGTGGGAATACAGGAGACTAacatttttagagatagagactgaaactttaataacattttatatgtaaaataccctcattttaattaattaattctaattttacccatTGTGCAaaataaattagagttttattcttatttcaatttctgtctcccattttATACCAAATAAAATACTGAAaattatttcaatctctgtctctcttAATCTCAATCTTTCTatttctgtctctccaccaaacgctaccaaaATATCTCacattttaaaaactaaaagacgtttttgtttaattaatcaaGAACTCATCTATCTTCTAATTATAAAGTCAGAAATCtattatctttaatttctctAAAAATAATTATGTCTCTTTTTACACTTAAGATCCTTTAATTTCTCTGTGATATCTACAGAAATTGCTAGACAATCAAGCTTCTGATGATTTCTACAAGGCATTGCACACTGCAATTCGTTGCATCAATGACCACAAAAAGTACTATGAAAAGGTCAGCTTCAAAAATTTCTAAATGCATCCATAACATTATTAATTTCATGGCGATTAGAACTAATGAGTTCTTGTTTGATTTGTTGTATACAGGTTCTGCGCAACGCGATAAAAAAGGTTGGGACCGACGAGGATGCGCTGAGCCGAGTCGTGGTGACAAGGGCTGAGAAGGATCTTAGGGACATCAAAGAACTGTATTACAAGAGAAACAGTGTTCATCTTGAGGATGCTGTTGCCAAAGAAACTTCAGGGGACTACAAGAAGTTCCTTCTCACATTGTTGGGAAAACAGGACTGAAAATATTAAcacttctaattaattaattaagggtTTGTGTGTGTTGGTTTTTAGTTCCTGTTGATTTGGTTTCAGTTGCTTTTGGTTCTCTAGCATGCATGAGTCTGTTTTTAGAGTATTTGTCTCTTTTATTGTCCTTTGTTTGTTGTAGTTGTGAACTTAAGTTAATAAAATTCTATGTTTAGTAGTTTATGGAATGCTATTATTGCAATTTATCACTTGGATTAAAAAATCAGTCACCAAATTAATTATCGTATAAAATGTGTTCAGGTCTCATCCAAACCGGTTGAAGTACAGCGGGGTATTCGATCACAAAAATAGGGATATCTACAAAAATATTCCGACACTCAAATCAGAGAAGTAGGAGTAAAGTGTTTAGGTTAAATAGTTCATATCTTGGGCTACATAGTGGTATAAGCTGGAGTTGGTGAGATTGTGAGGGTCTTGGATTATTTAGAacaaaatacatataaaatatataatataaatatataaaagataatataataactaattttataattaatttttagtatatatataatattttacttTGCATTGTGTACGAAGAATAATGAAAGGCAAAGTTAATTAAGAGCTATCTATCTTTTTGTGACTTACATTAACATATCAACCTAAACAATTTTGTTAGTCACACAGCCCTTTGTGTTAATTAAAATCACAAATCATCATATGAGAAGTCGGTAAGGGTTTGTATGTGTTGGTTTTTACATTTTAGTTCCTGTTGATTTGGTTTCAGTTGTTTTTGGTTCTCTAGCATGCATGAGTCTGTTTTTACAGAGTATTTGTCTCTTTTATTGTCCTTTATTTGTTGTAGTTGCGGACTTAAGTTAATAAAATTCCATGTTTAGTAGTTTATGGAATGTCATTATTACTCTTTATCAGTTGGTTATTatgggttaatagtcaaattagtttttaaaagataaatcattttttaaaatcattcttgaatgatttttttaatcaaattagtccccaAATAATTTAAAATCAATCGCGTTGGTCATTCTGTCAATGGATTAACAGATTCCGTTAACATTTGGCCACGTGGATCATTAAGTTACTAACGATGACattaaaacgacgccgttttgattATTATAAGTCCCTAGTTCAAACACAACGTCGTTTAACATTTAGTGGAgcttcatctccttctatttatagCTTCACTCAGTCACTCTCTATTCTTTAACCACTcaaaaaatgaagaaagaaggcGACAAAGCTCCGGTCAAAGGAAAGAAGACGGTGCTATCATCGGCGATGCAGTGAGTAGTGTGATTGCGTTCGTTGTGTGTGAGAGGCTACCATCACACCATCGTGGAAGGCACTGTCATCTGCAAGAGAGATAATCAATGTTTCTTTCAATGGGTTTCAGGTTGGATTCTTTTTGTTGGTGCCTGGTGGTAATGTTAGGGTTTTGATTGATTCTTATTAAACTACTCTTTTACTTTAGCCGATGACAACAAtaaagtgtgtgtttggattacagtttgcaaacgagagtttgcataaaattgattttgcaaacttgattttgatcaaaagtaagtttgtgttaaagtgatttatgtttggtaatttttgtatcaaaatagattatagtaaaataaatgttgtttggcttataccattcaaaatcacttttagataaaaatttaCTAAAATGGACATCaacttagatttttttttatattatcctattgttttaatttagatatttaaatagattttattagttaattttataataaaattaatatttacttactaaaataaaaataacatataaaaatagacaaaatatttttttaaataaaaataaaaattatatattatatatatatatatatataagaatattTAATCAAATATGTTACATTTTTTAAGTATTAAATGTTACTTTAGTATTTTTTTACATNNNNNNAGAAtcataatatatattataaaaaattacacGAAAACATAGTATAGGAAAATTACAATTATAAAAGATAGtactgaaaataataaaaaaaaattaaatatttactttATAGTGATTGAAACAAATCTGAAagttcttgatgatctttttatataatatacttttagtatttttagtactctttttttagtatgttataattttttactattattattatttacagttaatttttttatttaatttactttacTTAATAGAATtaataaatcatattataaaaagataataacaaacataatacacaaaaatcacgattataaaagtgtataatgtcaaacaaacagttaaaaaaatgaaaataataaataatagaaaaatagagctcgtataaatagaaataacaagaattttataaataatacaataacatatacaaaggataaagttggtaaaaggtAAATAAAAGGTTAGTATCTATAACTAAAAGTCCGTTAAGAAAACGCAGAAGCTAAAAATAGTTGCTTCTTGTAAACGTTGGTTTTGGCAGCAGAATCACTTCTGCGTTCATGAGaaaaaaatttgccaaaccaaaAGTTGAAACTTTCAAGAAATTTAAACGTGTTTCTTCCATTCCAACGGGTTTCCCAAACACACCCAAAGAAGTCTAGTGTCCCACAAATTCAacccaacagaatacataaattcagttacaattttagtctttattattttatcttatcttatctttagttgttcttatcttatctttattcctatatatatttagttttattttcataatacaattcaattcaatcaatcaacaattaataATCCTTAAAAAAAGGTTTCTCTTAGGCCTTACTAAACTACAGGGGAGAGAAAGAGTACGTACTCCGTActcagagagaatgagagaaggagagagaatgAGTGTTTGAGGGCGAAACACAGTGAGCATGGCGGCCATGCCGTcggaagagataagggggagagtgtGGGTGGGGGTGCATCCGGTGTCAAGGAGGGTTTTTCACGAGGGGATTTTTCAAATCCTACAAAGATCTCCTTTAGAGATAAAGTCATTGGTCCAGAGAAATCGAAGGCGTTTGCACTTGCAGGATCTCTATCTGGGGATAGTATAGCCACGGTGGTGGGCAAGCAGGGCGATTCCCAACCTCCATGTATAAACTTCACTGAAGAAGCCAAGCTTTGTTTGGCAGAGCCTTATCGAGAAGCTTTAGTGATTAAGGTTCTTGATAAAAATTATAGTTACACAGCTCTTTCACACAAGCTTCGGATGGTTTGGCGCATCAAAGGTGGCTTTGATCTGCTTGATGTGGGGTTTGGGTACTTCATGGTAAAATTCGATGCATGTGAAGATCATGAGAAGGTCATGCTTGGTGGTCCGTGGTTGATTGAGGGGCACTATGTTGCTGTAAAACCGTGGGATATAGATTTTCGGCCATGTGAGCAATCCTTCGAGTCTACGCTTGTATGGGTTCGGATTTCGGGGCTCCCAATCTGGTGCTATCAGGAACAGGCCATGATgcgtattgcttctgcaataggAGTTCCCATCAAAGTGGACTTAGCCACTAAATTGGCTGAGAGAGGACGATATGCTCGAGTATGTGTTCAAATAAATTTAGGACTGCCAGTGATCAAGCATATCATTGTGGAAGGCGTAACTCATGTAGTGGAGTATGaaagtttaaatttaatttgtaacTCTTGTGCACGTTATGGTCACGATATGGCACAGTGCTTGGGTAGAGACTCTAGGGAAGGAAAGAGGGTTGATTCCGATGCCACCAAGCCACGGGACGGTACAAAGGCAGTGCCACATCCTGAGACCAAAAGTCACAATTCAAATGAAGTAGAACCTAATGTGGTAGGTGGCGTTACTGGCGAGAATCCTGCATCGAATTTGCAAGAAGATTTGGAGGCTAATAATTTGGAAAGAAATAATGTTGAGGAGGCTTGCATGCATGATGAACCAGGCTGGGAGCAAGTTGTGAGGAAAGGTAAAACCAAGCTGGGTCAGAAGCAATCTAACAAGGTCCAAAGAGGCATTCAATCCAGAATCGATTCGGGTAGAGTAATCAGGCCCACCATTCACTTCTCTCACACGAATGGATCAAGCTCCTATCGTGCTAGGGTCGGGTCACGAGTCAAGGTCGGACACAGCGCTTCCCGTGTTGGTGAGACGTCGATCTCCTCAACCCGACACACCCCAGTGCCTTGCGGGTCCTCTCTCCGGAAACGACCAAGGCCGGGTTCCCTACAGAGCTCGCCAGTTGAGAAGAATGGAGGCACGGTGGTGAAAGCATCGTCATGTCTTCCTGCAACCGTGAAGGAGGGTGTTACCGTGGCGGTTCCATTGGAGAAGGAAGGCGCATTGCCGGCTGTTACTGCGTCGGTAGGCGGGATTAAGGAGATATTCCAGGGAGATCCGGCAAACCTGAAGGTCACGGGAGTCACTTTCGCTGGGCAAGCCTCGGTTTGAGGTTGGTGAAGCACTTTGATttccttgttttatatttttatattttatattatggatagtttaaatataatagcttggaatattagggatgcttctaataagttagcccggGTGAATTGTAAAGAGCTGGTTAGGAAATTTAAACCTGTAatttttattgtggttgaaactcactgTCCTTTTCAACACTTGAAAATGTTCTGGGAAAGACTTGGTTATCACCCTATTGGTATAATGGAGGCGTCAGGACACAAGGGGGTATTTGGTTCCTTTCTGCAATACAGGGTGTTCACTGCAAATGGGTTGATGCTTTCGATCAGTGTGTTACAGTTGAGGTTCAGGTAAATAATGTGATTTGGAGGTGCAGTGGTATCTATGGTAGTCCTCAAATTCGTTCAGAACTTGGGCAAGTATTTAGGGGTGAACCTTAATCACTCTCGGGTGACACGCGCAACTTTTAACGATGTTTTGGACAAGATTCGGGGAAGGCTAGCCAGCTGGAAAGGAATATTGCTTAATAAGGCAGGCAGACTTTGTTTGCTCAACTCGGTAGTGACTGCGATTCCTACTTATCGCATGCAAGTATCTCTCTTCCCTAAAGGGGTAACTAATAAGATAGAATCCATGATGCGAAACTTTCTATGGAAGGGTCAAGCTGATGGTAGAGGCCTGAATCTAGTTAATTGGAAAGTGTTGGTCACTCCTAAGAAGTTTGGAGGTCTGGGAATTAGAGATCCCTTTTGTgccaatattgctc harbors:
- the LOC107622528 gene encoding annexin-like protein RJ4 isoform X1, producing MATLIAPSNHSSAEDAEALQKAFKGWGADDKTIIAILGHRNVHQRQQIRKAYEELHQEDLIKRLESEISGDFERAMYRWMLEPADRDAVLANVAIRNGKKDFHVIAEIACVLSAEELLAVRRAYRHRYKRSLEEDVAANTTGHLRELLVGLVSSFRYEGDEINARLAQSEANILHETVKEKKGNYEEAIRILTTRSKTQLVATFNRYRDEHAISISKKLLDNQASDDFYKALHTAIRCINDHKKYYEKVLRNAIKKVGTDEDALSRVVVTRAEKDLRDIKELYYKRNSVHLEDAVAKETSGDYKKFLLTLLGKQD
- the LOC107622528 gene encoding annexin-like protein RJ4 isoform X2; the protein is MATLIVFTQPSPVEDAEALHKAFKGWGADDKTIIAILGHRNVHQRQQIRKAYEELHQEDLIKRLESEISGDFERAMYRWMLEPADRDAVLANVAIRNGKKDFHVIAEIACVLSAEELLAVRRAYRHRYKRSLEEDVAANTTGHLRELLVGLVSSFRYEGDEINARLAQSEANILHETVKEKKGNYEEAIRILTTRSKTQLVATFNRYRDEHAISISKKLLDNQASDDFYKALHTAIRCINDHKKYYEKVLRNAIKKVGTDEDALSRVVVTRAEKDLRDIKELYYKRNSVHLEDAVAKETSGDYKKFLLTLLGKQD